TTGATCTAATGTTTCATAGCCTACACGTTTGAATCGTAGCGTATACGTCCCCGGCGCAATTTTATCAAATCGAAACTGTCCAGCCCTGCCGGTTCGGAACAAAGATATTCCTTCCGCGTCGCGCAATAGGGATACGTGGACATCTACGAGGGAGGTCTCCGTTTCAGCATCAATTACCTGCCCTGATATCGAAATATTGCGGGCAAAGGAGTTCCCTTCTATAAAATACATGAGAAAAATAGCAAATAGCACAAGACGGAACCACTTCACAGTAAATGTAATCAGTAACAAGGTGCATCTAAAAAAACAGGTAAACATAATTTCCTCTAGACATAAATAGATCGTCTTCCCAGCACCATAGCTGAGGCATACTAACACTAGCATCAAATCAGCCGGGAAAGGCAGCAATTATAGAAATAAGTAGACATTAATAGTAGTAGGCACATTGCTTTGAATCCCGATTTATCGGGGCGCCGTGTGCCGTAACTCGGCGAGCGAGGTCCGTGACTTGGTTCGCTCATCATGTCTAAGTAATTCTAAAATCTACCATAATTAAACAAAAACAGAAATATGGATTAGACCCAAAAATTAAGCGGAGAACGCTGGTGGGGCACGACTTTGGATACTTTTGTTGAGTGTCGTAGAAATGAAAGTAGAATCGAAAGGCGGGTGAATTGAGATGCACGTATCAACATTGGCAGTGTCAACCGTGTCAAATTCTATACCGACGTGATTGGCACTGAAGAAACAAGCAGAACAATCTGTCGAACAGTGGTTCGTATGGTTATGTTCGTGGTCATGTTCATGTGGAAGTCCAACCAAGCTTATTGCCATCAGGCAATAAGAAATGCTCATCGCAATTATCCAGCTAGTTGGATAAATGTGGATTCGATCGCTCTGCAAGAGCCTTGACCTCTTTCAAGAGTGGGATATTTGGAAACTGAATAAAAAAATTATAACACAGGGGGATTGACTTTGACAATTTTTTATTTTACAAACTTTGGAGTATCAGGGATAGATTCTACACACTTGTCTTTGATTGGGCGTCCGAATGAATCAGGAAAATGGCGAATAGCAAAAAACTCAACCACTTCGCAGCAGGTCCGCTACGGTGCGACAACTGATGTCTCAAATTGTCCTGCCTATCGGGCACGTTTTACCTCATCCAACGCTAATTGATAAACACCCATCAGCATCAAATCCTCCCGAAACTGCTGACCGACCGAAAGTTTACCAAAAACAGTGATTGGCATATCCATCACCGTTTGAATCTTCTGCTTTTTTGAGGATTCAACGTAGATAACCTCGTTGATACGCGGTGCAACGCCGAAACAGCACGACATCGTTGACTTGAGCAATAAGAACCGTTTCACTTTTCCCTCATCAACGTCGATCGGGAGCATAAATCCTGTGATAGCGACCTTTTTCTCATCGAGTTGCTTAACTTTATCGGGGATCTTGGTGTCGTAAGAGAGCGAGCCGATGTATTCCGAATCTGCCAACTGCCTCCAATCCGGCTCATCCAGCCAGTAATTACCTAGGAAACTGAATGGGACGCGTAAGTACTCACCAATCATTTCAGTAGGGGCGGCAACAGCGTCAGGGCTATCAATAGCAAACAGACTAAAGTTGACCGGCATTGGAGCGGTTAATTCCGGCTCTGTTTCGACCTTGTAGGCCGCGGATTGGATTTCAAACCCGCCGACGAGCCGCAGAACATCGCCCGGTAACCATTGAACAAACCGACTGTTTCTTGAAAAATAGGTGAACCGTAACTCTTTCAATTTTACTGGCTTTTTGACACCGTGGAGTTCAAAGGTCGCCTCGGCATCAGCAATGATGGGTAAAGCATCGACCAGTCGGACATCTTCCGCAACATTTAGGCTTTCAATCCGAAGGATAGCTTGCGGGTAAACATCAGCGTTCCACCCAACCTTCTGTGCCCCCTTATCAATGCCGGCCTTCATTTTTAGACGTTTCATATCAAGTTGGAACATCGCCTTAAACGTCTTATGCAACGCATCGGGGTCGAGCGCAATGCTTCCATTGATACGCTCGGTTGTTGCCCTGAACTGACTGCCTCCAAACATGAACGCATTTCTCTCTTTGTCCAGCGTGAATGTTTTTAACTTCGCAGACGGATCGTTTTGAGCGGAGGCAAAGCCAAATATCCCGAGGATTAACCCAAAAACCGTTGCATAAAAAGCAAAACGTGATCTGTAAAAAGAGAATACGTTAACCATATTCCTCAATCCTTTTGGTCTATCTGTATCCGATCTAGCTCAAGGTGGTAGATGCCGGTTAGCACCTCGCCTTCAAACTTTGCGCCGACGCACAACGTGCCTAACAAAGTTATCAGGACATCTTGATGGATATTGATTTTCTTCTTTTTTGGCACCCTAACATACACCCATTCGTTCAGACGGGGCATGTTACCAAAACAGCACGCCATCTGATCTCTGAGCAACATAAAAGTCCGAAGATTGCCCTCCGACATATCAAGCGGTAACATAAATCCTTGAATCTCAACTTTCTTACCGTTCATTGCTTGAATCTGCGGGGAAATCTGTTCATTAAGTTTCAGCGAGGCGATGTATGCTGGGTCTTCCATTTTCGCCCAATTCGGCTCCCTGAACGGGTAGCTAGTGAGCATATTAAAGGTCAGGGATTGATATGCCTCTGTCGCTAATGATGCTCCCTGCGCAGTACCCGATTCGAGCACTTGACCAGTTCGGTCACTCACACCTCGAAGTGCACGCATCGGGTGCGATTCAGGTAACAGCTGAAAAACGCCCAGCGACAACCCGACGACAACTGCGCTAACCATTGCAAAGTTCAGCCACGTACTCCGTCGATTTTTCGTTTTAGCGGTTTTCATCTCCTCTGCCTCCTAATTAATGTTCGCCATGCTCACTGTGTGTTTCCTCGTTTCCTTCGGGAAACTCAAAGTCGATGTCGGCGAATATCTGCCCCATGATGGCAATTGAAACGATTTCTGCATGAAATTCTGATGCGCCCTTCAGCCCGTCCGATTGTGCTGCAAATTGAGAAGTGTCGCCTTCAGTCTCACCGGTCAGAACGTTCACAACCCCTGAAAGTTGCAACGAAAAGTCGGCTTCGATATCTTCTCGGTGTATCTTGAGTTCAACTGTTTTCTGTGAGAGTCTGACCGGTTTTTCCGCTTCACCGTCCAGCACGTAGCCAGTTAGTGCTCCAGTCGTTTGGTCCAACACAAACTCAATGTGCGCGAACTCATCGCCGAAAACCACCAATGTTCCACCGTGAGGGGCCGTATGTTCATGATGGGCATCGGTTTCATGTCTTTCCGTCTGTTGGGGGCGATGTTCTTCCTTTTTCTCACAACTAAATTGTGTGATTGCAATCGCTAAAATTGCTGTCCATCTCCAGATGGCCCTTTCAATTTTCATGATGATTTTCCTTTCGGTAAGATTCAATGAATGGAGAAAGTCGCCTAGTTGACAAAACCTTGAACATTTCAACACGCTGGCATGATATAATTATAGTGAATTCTAAAGATAAATAGACACTTTCGCCCCTCTGTGCAGCGATCCCGATTTATCGGGTCCGGTAGGTGCGGTTTCTAACCGCACCGGTTTGGAGTGTCTCATTAATTCTAAGGTCCACTATAGTATATGAAAGTAGAACAAGTATATAGGAGAATCCAATGATTAAAGATGCCCGCATCGTTGAAGCTATCCGTCGCGCCCGCCGCGCGATTTCAGAGCGATTTGCCCATGATGTGGATGGATATATTGACTACCTGCAAAAGAAGCGTGAGTCATCAGATCACGCGGATATCGTGCAACACCCTTCAGAGCCGCCGCCAAATACAGAAAAAGCCACGCGTCACAAGGTTTAGCTTATGGGTGTTAAATTCGTCGCAACATCTGTCTGATACGCCTTAAAGGCAGGCACAATGCCAGCGACCACACCCAAGAGTATAACACAAACTGGCGCAATCCCGAACACGGGATGAAATCTTAACAGGTCTAAAACGATACCCGTCTGAGCGCGAACAATTGCTGATGCTGAGGTGAAAATCGCACCATAAACTATAAATCCTATGATGACCCCTAACGCTGCGATCGATGCAGCTTCCAACACAATTACCGTAAACACCGTTTTACGACGTGCACCAAGTGATCGCAAAATGGCGAACTCGCGCCGCCGTTCGTTGATTGAGTTGTATATGCTTGCGAGAATTGAACCCGCCGCAACGAGGACAACAAGATAAGAAACGAGTGCCAGAATCTGATTCATCCAACCGATCTTGTCGAACAGGCCAGCCATCACTGCCCCGATGGGCCATGCCAACGTTGCCACCTTCCCCTGTTTGTTGATCATTGCATCCATCATGAAACCGATTTGCGGATTCCGAAACTTCAGCATGACTGCACTGACCTCTTTGTGTGCATCGGGAATCTCTCGACCGGGTTGAGCGACATATTCCTCACCGCTTCCGCGCAACACATGCCCCTCCAACCGATAAATTCCCTCGATCGGAATCCAGATGACACGATCGGAGGGTGAATTGGTCGGTTCAAGCACACCAACAACAACATATTGTTCATCATGCCGCATTGATTCATCGAACACCAAGCCGTGATACGGATTAAACGTATCCCCCACCGTTAAGCCCAACTTCTGTGCGGCATAGCTGCCAAGGACCGCCTCCTGCCGATTGGGATCGAAGAAACGTCCGTCTCCTTGTGTTTGAAACCGTACTCCTTTGCGGTATTCAAACTCCGTGAACAACTCCGTTGCCGTACCGACGATACGGAAACCATAATAATTGTCTCCAAGCGCGTAAGGTATGGCGAGCTCGACACGCGGATCGGCTTTCACCGCTTGATACATCGTCCACGGGATATTCCCCGGTGAGGTTTCGAGATGAAATACGGTATTCAACACCAATTGTAACGGACTGCCGCGCGCTCCCAAGACCGCATCAAAGCCAATCGGACCGCCCGTGAATGCCGAGACGGATTGCGCTCTGATGGCGATAACCGCCATCACAAGTCCCGTACCGAGCGCAATTGACAGTGTTGTGATGAGGGTCGAAAGCGCGTGCTGTCGAAGACTGCGTTGAACGATGAAAAACAACCCGATCCGTTTTTTCATTGGCTCATATTAAGGAATCGTACCATCATAAGGTTAACGGAAAATCTACTACTAAGTATTCAACTTTCCCCCTTTGCAGAGAGATTAAGAGGCTATCGTAGGTGGGGCATCCTGCCCCGCTTTTCCTTATCAACTTTCTCTTATACACAATTCACTTGTGCGAAATCCTTTGCCTCCTCAAACTGCCCCAAAACTTCTGAGTCATGACTAACGATGAGCAACGCTGCGTTATTTTCATGGCAAATTTCACGGATAAGCGTTACCGCTTCGTTGGCATGATGATAATCCAGATTACCAGTCGGTTCGTCGGCGAGTACGAGGCGTGGTCGATTCGCTACCGCGCGGGCAACCGCAACACGTTGCTGCTGCCCGACCGATAGCTGCGAAGGGCGATACTGCATCCGATCGCCAAGTCCGACCCGTTCAAGCAGATGTTGGGCAAAATTGGCGTCAATTCCTTTTCCAAACATCATTCCGAGCATAACGTTCTCTAAAGCTGTGTAGCCAGCAAGTAGATTGAAGGTTTGGAAAATGTACCCGATGTAGTGGGCACGTAACCTATCCCGCTCAGATTCTGAGAGAGCAGTCATCTCCTCGCCAGCGACAACGATGCGTCCCCTGTCGGCTTGCAGAATTCCAGCGATCAGGTTCAGAAATGTCGTTTTTCCAGCACCGCTGCTCCCTCTGAGCGCAATCTGTTTTCCTGCGTCTATTTCAAAATGGGGAACATCAATGATGCGGCTTTGCAGACCTTCAGGTGAAGCGTAAGCCTTTTCAAGGTTCGTGACTGTCAGAAGGGACATCCCAGTCTCCGATTAGTGTTCTAGCGTTTTACAGTGTTGACACGCACGGCACAAGCGACGATTGAGAAGATGACCTGCCATAAGTAGGACCCCACCGCAAGCCATGAAAACGCCATGGTACTGCTCTGGCACCCGGAAGTGTGCAATGAAGATACATACGAATGCACCACCGAGTATCAGAAATATCCGCCATTTTCGATGGTGTCGATAACCCCACGTCAGACTCCCTACAGCGAGTCCCACTGCTACCACAATCATCACTAGTTCCGCAGATTCGCGGAGCAGAAATCCAAGACCAATGAGCGGCAGTGCGATTATCAACAACGGGGTTGCCATACAGTGGAGGGCACATGCAAACGAGAGGCATGCCCCAACATTATCTACAAGTGAGTGATTCAGATGTCTTTTCAATTGTTTCCCTTCAGATCATATGATACTTATTGTCGTTTTCATTCTGCTCTGCCTAGATTGCCAAACCCAGATTAACCATTGGATTTGGCAATTCGACAAAACAATCTTCCAAGCAAACGCCCCTTACGGTGTAACCGTCACCGGAATCGCGAGTGCTCCCGTAAAATCAGGATGGGCGCCGTGCAAAAGTTGGAGCTTTGCCGTTGTGTCTCCAGCTTTAAGCCCTATCACCTCAAACGTGAATTTCTCAGCAAGTTCATCATCATGGTGTTCGTCCTCTTCACCTTCTTCATCCTCATGCTCATCTCCCTCACCTTCGTAAAGGTGTACTTCGATGATTGATGAATCAAAGTCGATAATAGCTAGACCAAACGCCTCTTCTTCACCATGATCATGTTCGTCTTCCTCTTCGGAACTTTCAGGCAGAAATTCCTCTTCATCATGGTCAAGGAACATAGCGAGAACATCCAACTCCTCTCCGACTTTGAGGGTGATGTTCCCCTCATGCTCTCCTTCAAATTGGCGGTAAATCTGATTTCCGTCAACCTTGAGGACAAAGCCGTCGGCCTCCGCATGTTCCTGATCGTCATCACCAACGGGATTATCATCTTCGCCACAAGCGGCGCACAATACAACAAATGCGAGTAATAACAATGTGAATCTAAAAAAACAGGTAAACATAATTTCCTCCAGATATAAATAAATCGTCTCTCCCAGCATCAACACTTAGGCGGACTACTACTAAAGCCAAATCAAGATTAGCTGGAAAAAGACAGAAATCAATTAGATTACAAAAGTAGAGATATGAGTAGACAAGTGGGTTAAACAGAGAACACCGGTGGGGCACGACTTCGGATACTGCCTTCAAGAATTGTGGAAATAAAGGTAAAATCGATAGGCAGGTCAGTCGATATGCAGGCATCAAGATTGGCAATGTCAACGGTCGGGAGTTCTATTCCGATGTGGTTGGCACTCAAGAAGCAGGCAGAACAATCTGTCGAACCGTGGATAGTATGGTCGTGTTCATGGGGAATTGTAATAGCACTTATTGCCATCAGGGAATAAAAAATGCCGATCGCAATAACCCAGCTAGTTGGATTGATGTGGATTCGATTGCTCTGCAAGGACCTTTACCTCTATCAAGAGTAGGATATTTGAAAACTTAACGAAAACATTATAGCACAAGAGGATTGACTTTGACAATTTTTTATTTCACAAATCGGCTGCCAAGGGTATAATTGAGAGGTGGCGTAGGGAGGTCCTGCCTCCGGCAATGAACCAATGACCTCTTACGAAGAAAGGATATTGAGGAAAATGTATAGATTCACCCTCGTTTTGATGATTGTTTCTATCGTGGCGATTGCAAGTTTTTCAGTTCAAGCGGAGAGCGATGAAAATGAAGCGGCACCCGAACAATCCCGCATCCCCAGCTGGTTCCGCGTCGACACCGATAGTCTAGGTACGCACTTCCTAATTGGAGCGACCCATTCCGTCGGTGGACTTTCGCTTGAGTCAAATATCTTCATTGATGATACAATCGGAGAATTTGATCTTGGCGTTTCCATCCCCGCTGTCCAAGGCGAAGGTCTCAGTATTATACTACTGCCCATGCTCGGTCTTGGGTATGACTTCGCCGCACCAGATGGTCCCCTCGCAGTCTATCCACATCTCTTTGTTTTTATGCCTGCCGGGAACTTCTTTCTTAAATCGTGGACAATCGGCACCCTCTATTCCNNNNNNNNNNNNNNNNNNNNNNNNNNNNNNNNNNNNNNNNNNNNNNNNNNNNNNNNNNNNNNNNNNNNNNNNNNNNNNCGGTGTTGGGCTGGTCAGTTTCGTTGTCGGGCCCCGCATCAATATCGGCTACGGCGAAAATAACACCCTCGGCATCCTTGTTGGGTATGACACCAAGAAAGACGAGGAGCAAACTGGGCTGACCGGAAGGTTGAGCTTCACCCGCAGGTGGTAACAAACATATTGATCGTAGGTGGGGCAGCCCCGATAAAATCTGGATTTCGCTACGCTCAACTTGCCCCCCTTACTTCACAATAACCATCCGCTTCATCTGATGCTCCGATGGAGTAGACAATTGGTAGAAATAGACCCCACTGGAAACCCGCTCGCCCAAATCATTCCGCCCGTCCCAATAGGCAGCGCGGGATCGACTTTGATAGAAGCCCGCTGCCTGGAATCCGAGTGAAAGCGTTCGGATTCGCTGTCCATTCGCATTATAAATCGACAGCGTCACAGGCGCAGCTTCCGACAAATGATACGGTATCCACGTCTCAGGGTTGAACGGGTTGGGATAGTTCTGCAGCAGAAGGGTCTGCTTCGGAGCACCAACTCTATCAAGCGTTACCGGCAAAGCCGCATTTACAAGCGTGTCGGGTGTTACTGTGAAACTGAACCGCTCCGAAGCAATCTCCCCGGTTGTATCGGTGAGGGTGACCTCTAAAGAATCACCGATCTGCACGATGCTCCGGCGTGACAGATCGGCGGTCGCCACGGCGAAGTACCCGTCTCGTACATTACCTGTCATGATAGCATTGGTGCGTAAGTTTTGCGCCGTGACCCGATAGCCGTTGAGGTTCCGCTCACTCTCCAAGCGTCCACTCACGACAAACGCCCAGGTTCCTTCGTTCAATGCCGTGCCCGGTGCTGCAGCTTGCAATTGATTTGTCCATGCTGCTCCAACAAAGGTAACCTGTTGAGGCTGTCGAAGATTAACGATGTACCCTTTCCCACCTTCAATTGCAAAACCGTCGTCCGGTGCGTCCGGTGTCCAGCCGAAAAATTCCTGTCTTGCCTCATCAAGGGCGATTACCGTTGTTGCACCCATCATGTCTGCTAAGGACCGGGCGGTCATCGGTATCTTTGGCTTGAGGGGAACTGAGAGCATGTTCAAACCTTTAGCAAGAGAAACCACGTAAACGTTACTAAAATCTTCCACAATTTCACCCGTTAGCGGGGTGGCAATATAGTAAACACGAGAAATAAGGAGACATTTACCAAGAACTCTGACCCGATCGAAGTTTCCGAAGTCCCCCTGACAAGGGCATTGAAAGTGTATCAATAATTCTAAACTTTACTATAAATCCGTATCTGCGACCATCCAACGCGTCGTAGTAACCAACAATCTGCCCTTTCCTATCAATATCTCGTGCCACCGTAATCACGCTGCCCGGGAATTTCAACTCCTTCTGCTCACCATTCGGGAGG
Above is a genomic segment from Candidatus Poribacteria bacterium containing:
- a CDS encoding T9SS type A sorting domain-containing protein, translated to MLSVPLKPKIPMTARSLADMMGATTVIALDEARQEFFGWTPDAPDDGFAIEGGKGYIVNLRQPQQVTFVGAAWTNQLQAAAPGTALNEGTWAFVVSGRLESERNLNGYRVTAQNLRTNAIMTGNVRDGYFAVATADLSRRSIVQIGDSLEVTLTDTTGEIASERFSFTVTPDTLVNAALPVTLDRVGAPKQTLLLQNYPNPFNPETWIPYHLSEAAPVTLSIYNANGQRIRTLSLGFQAAGFYQSRSRAAYWDGRNDLGERVSSGVYFYQLSTPSEHQMKRMVIVK
- a CDS encoding ABC transporter ATP-binding protein → MSLLTVTNLEKAYASPEGLQSRIIDVPHFEIDAGKQIALRGSSGAGKTTFLNLIAGILQADRGRIVVAGEEMTALSESERDRLRAHYIGYIFQTFNLLAGYTALENVMLGMMFGKGIDANFAQHLLERVGLGDRMQYRPSQLSVGQQQRVAVARAVANRPRLVLADEPTGNLDYHHANEAVTLIREICHENNAALLIVSHDSEVLGQFEEAKDFAQVNCV
- a CDS encoding DUF3299 domain-containing protein; translated protein: MVNVFSFYRSRFAFYATVFGLILGIFGFASAQNDPSAKLKTFTLDKERNAFMFGGSQFRATTERINGSIALDPDALHKTFKAMFQLDMKRLKMKAGIDKGAQKVGWNADVYPQAILRIESLNVAEDVRLVDALPIIADAEATFELHGVKKPVKLKELRFTYFSRNSRFVQWLPGDVLRLVGGFEIQSAAYKVETEPELTAPMPVNFSLFAIDSPDAVAAPTEMIGEYLRVPFSFLGNYWLDEPDWRQLADSEYIGSLSYDTKIPDKVKQLDEKKVAITGFMLPIDVDEGKVKRFLLLKSTMSCCFGVAPRINEVIYVESSKKQKIQTVMDMPITVFGKLSVGQQFREDLMLMGVYQLALDEVKRAR
- a CDS encoding DUF3299 domain-containing protein, with the protein product MKTAKTKNRRSTWLNFAMVSAVVVGLSLGVFQLLPESHPMRALRGVSDRTGQVLESGTAQGASLATEAYQSLTFNMLTSYPFREPNWAKMEDPAYIASLKLNEQISPQIQAMNGKKVEIQGFMLPLDMSEGNLRTFMLLRDQMACCFGNMPRLNEWVYVRVPKKKKINIHQDVLITLLGTLCVGAKFEGEVLTGIYHLELDRIQIDQKD
- a CDS encoding MerC domain-containing protein is translated as MKRHLNHSLVDNVGACLSFACALHCMATPLLIIALPLIGLGFLLRESAELVMIVVAVGLAVGSLTWGYRHHRKWRIFLILGGAFVCIFIAHFRVPEQYHGVFMACGGVLLMAGHLLNRRLCRACQHCKTLEH
- a CDS encoding ABC transporter permease codes for the protein MGLFFIVQRSLRQHALSTLITTLSIALGTGLVMAVIAIRAQSVSAFTGGPIGFDAVLGARGSPLQLVLNTVFHLETSPGNIPWTMYQAVKADPRVELAIPYALGDNYYGFRIVGTATELFTEFEYRKGVRFQTQGDGRFFDPNRQEAVLGSYAAQKLGLTVGDTFNPYHGLVFDESMRHDEQYVVVGVLEPTNSPSDRVIWIPIEGIYRLEGHVLRGSGEEYVAQPGREIPDAHKEVSAVMLKFRNPQIGFMMDAMINKQGKVATLAWPIGAVMAGLFDKIGWMNQILALVSYLVVLVAAGSILASIYNSINERRREFAILRSLGARRKTVFTVIVLEAASIAALGVIIGFIVYGAIFTSASAIVRAQTGIVLDLLRFHPVFGIAPVCVILLGVVAGIVPAFKAYQTDVATNLTPIS